A part of Vanessa tameamea isolate UH-Manoa-2023 chromosome 20, ilVanTame1 primary haplotype, whole genome shotgun sequence genomic DNA contains:
- the LOC113401705 gene encoding uncharacterized protein LOC113401705 isoform X2, with protein sequence MSNKLTGILVVFVLITLVSSHGPPLERDNEDIAMGRKMGAKWCSMAKVCNHDRVPICGISHAGDVMGFRDLCDMFDYNCIRRRNYKQTACPEDKSILTVSRRPTNSFYDD encoded by the exons GGATTTTGGTGGTTTTCGTTTTAATCACCTTGGTGTCTTCACACGGACCTCCATTGGAGCGCGACAATGAAGACATAGCAATGGGGAGGAAG ATGGGTGCCAAGTGGTGCAGCATGGCGAAGGTTTGCAATCATGATCGCGTACCGATCTGTGGCATCAGTCACGCTGGCGATGTGATGGGCTTTCGAGACCTCTGCGACATGTTTGACTATAACTGCATAAGAAGAAGGA ATTACAAGCAAACTGCCTGCCCAGAAGACAAGTCGATATTAACCGTGTCGCGACGCCCAACCAACAGTTTTTatgatgattaa
- the LOC113401705 gene encoding uncharacterized protein LOC113401705 isoform X1, whose amino-acid sequence MSNKLTGILVVFVLITLVSSHGPPLERDNEDIAMGRKVKKMGAKWCSMAKVCNHDRVPICGISHAGDVMGFRDLCDMFDYNCIRRRNYKQTACPEDKSILTVSRRPTNSFYDD is encoded by the exons GGATTTTGGTGGTTTTCGTTTTAATCACCTTGGTGTCTTCACACGGACCTCCATTGGAGCGCGACAATGAAGACATAGCAATGGGGAGGAAGGTAAAAAAA ATGGGTGCCAAGTGGTGCAGCATGGCGAAGGTTTGCAATCATGATCGCGTACCGATCTGTGGCATCAGTCACGCTGGCGATGTGATGGGCTTTCGAGACCTCTGCGACATGTTTGACTATAACTGCATAAGAAGAAGGA ATTACAAGCAAACTGCCTGCCCAGAAGACAAGTCGATATTAACCGTGTCGCGACGCCCAACCAACAGTTTTTatgatgattaa
- the LOC113401706 gene encoding uncharacterized protein LOC113401706: MGRHHPPPFRVKGAVFLSLVIFSYQTDFEKSEKILGYPMKTDSIVKRTRRTSGNNRLSDFNQFVEDKLIQHTQALEHLVDMLQRNEDTTKKLVNSLTRKIAQPIPKLPEKLDVYQTRRSGGEADKDHPIPRPVTNKPMFVPNTQAVKDKPSPWCSVAVLCERTMETVCGYDDTFGYGKFEDICHMLQVNCYWKYNFAFVPSCTPIL, translated from the exons atgggtaggcaccacccacccCCTTTCcgtgtgaagg gtgCTGTGTTCCTCTCCTTAGTCATCTTCTCATATCAAACCGACTTTGAAAAGTCAGAAAAAATACTAGGATATCCTATGAAGACGGATTCCATTGTTAAG AGAACACGAAGAACTTCCGGTAATAACAGACTGAGCGACTTCAATCAATTCGTGGAAGATAAATTAATTCAGCATACTCAGGCTCTGGAACATCTCGTTGATATGCTTCAAAGAAATGAAGACACGACTAAGAAACTTGTAAATTCGTTAACTAGAAAAATTGCGCAACCTATACCCAAACTTCCTGAAAAATTGGACGTTTATCAGACCAGACGTAGTGGAGGGGAAGCTGATAAGGATCATCCAATT CCGCGTCCTGTCACTAATAAGCCCATGTTTGTACCAAATACTCAAGCCGTGAAAGACAAACCAAGCCCTTGGTGTTCGGTGGCTGTGTTATGTGAAAGAACAATGGAAACTGTTTGTGGATACGATGATACCTTTGGCTATGGTAAATTTGAGGATATATGTCACATGCTACAAGTCAACTGCTATTGGAAATAca actTCGCCTTCGTACCTTCCTGcacaccaatattataa
- the LOC135193872 gene encoding uncharacterized protein LOC135193872: MLILSLLLAYNAIMIFPLVSTHSETIKNEEECKIADLCVHDKVPMCGIDSCGEMRTFIDACDMHEFNCDSKKDFKQRPIHECWVTCKRGRSFKKPEFRTDCNINVKNRL; this comes from the exons atgttaatattatcgTTATTATTAG catACAATGCAATAATGATATTTCCTTTGGTGTCTACACACAGTGAGACTATTAAG aacgaAGAAGAATGTAAAATAGCGGATTTATGTGTTCACGATAAAGTACCAATGTGCGGTATCGATTCTTGCGGGGAAATGAGGACGTTCATAGACGCATGCGACATGCATGAATTTAACTGCGACAGTAAGAAAG aTTTCAAGCAAAGGCCTATTCACGAATGCTGGGTCACTTGTAAAAGAGGACGCTCGTTCAAGAAACCGGAATTCCGAACTGATTGTAACATAAACGtcaaaaatagattataa
- the LOC113401620 gene encoding uncharacterized protein LOC113401620: MNYLIIIASILCVAQARPGLIYTQPLAVAGIEYAHPSVQTVSSHPAVELNAASEALLPPELLKSNAFYSNPSIAAGLAKESWFTNKEMQVVEREAEKIPRQRIYDIVKNAGFLDKH; this comes from the coding sequence ATGAACTACCTCATCATCATTGCGTCTATTCTCTGCGTAGCTCAGGCAAGACCGGGCCTGATATACACTCAACCCTTAGCTGTCGCTGGGATCGAATACGCCCACCCGTCCGTACAAACCGTCTCGTCCCATCCAGCTGTTGAACTGAACGCCGCAAGTGAGGCTTTATTACCACCAGAATTGTTAAAATCGAATGCGTTTTATAGTAACCCTTCGATCGCTGCTGGCTTAGCCAAAGAATCTTGGTTCACGAATAAAGAAATGCAGGTTGTTGAACGAGAAGCCGAAAAAATACCGAGACAACGTATCTACGACATCGTTAAAAATGCTGGCTTCTTGGACAAACATTAA